The following are encoded in a window of Gammaproteobacteria bacterium genomic DNA:
- a CDS encoding response regulator transcription factor: protein MSLTRILLADDHTLVRAGLRSLVEGFDGFEVVAEAGEGREAVRLSRLLEPDIALIDISMPGLNGLDATTLIIRDAPKTRVIILSMHSTENYVLEALRIGAVGYVIKDAAVEELEQALRAIDRGERWLSPAVSHHLLDEYLRMIRGQSVTTSGLKLLTRRQREILQLIAEGYSTRDIAERLSISIKTAESHRAQVMERLDIHDIAGLTRFAIRVGLISPELLSNIKK, encoded by the coding sequence ATGAGTCTGACCCGGATCCTGCTAGCTGACGACCATACGCTGGTTAGAGCAGGCTTACGCAGCCTGGTCGAAGGATTTGACGGTTTTGAGGTGGTGGCCGAGGCGGGCGAAGGCCGTGAAGCCGTTCGTCTGAGCCGGCTCCTGGAGCCGGATATTGCTTTAATCGATATCAGTATGCCGGGACTTAATGGACTGGATGCAACCACTCTGATTATTCGAGACGCGCCTAAAACGCGGGTCATCATTCTGTCCATGCATTCCACCGAGAACTATGTGCTGGAAGCTTTGCGGATAGGCGCCGTCGGTTACGTCATCAAGGATGCCGCCGTCGAGGAACTGGAGCAGGCATTGCGCGCCATTGATAGAGGCGAACGCTGGCTTAGTCCCGCCGTGTCGCACCACCTGCTCGACGAGTATCTACGCATGATTCGCGGCCAATCGGTCACAACTTCCGGTCTTAAGTTGTTGACGCGCCGCCAGCGCGAAATCCTGCAACTGATCGCCGAGGGCTATTCCACGCGCGATATTGCCGAGCGCCTATCCATCAGCATCAAGACCGCCGAATCGCATCGTGCTCAAGTCATGGAGCGTTTGGATATCCATGATATCGCTGGACTCACCCGCTTCGCCATCCGTGTCGGTCTGATCAGTCCCGAGTTATTGAGTAATATAAAAAAATAA
- a CDS encoding plasmid encoded RepA protein produces the protein MTISFDDALEKLKRRQQLETKKAKTEGHGKTTPVRRRLLKSSVDIHARIPDELLFQHTVLCQTVLPYRDPGTEVRIWERQQGNVRLSLEAGRAKDPQGQYVPVGLPFGATARLILCHLNTEALRTGSPVIEMDTSLSAFIRSLQGYAPNGKEIAKFKEQLTRLSAALIRLSMSRNETRAVQINTQIVSALDLWVEQFDGERVLSPKSIKLSADYFASLQEHAIPLDERAVAALAHSAMGLDVYCWLAQRLHRVDPKSGQFVPWVELHQQFGQGYQEVRKFRRDFLNVLKAVKDQYPTARFSVDEGGMLLSHSPSPVPKRSVLIEHPPQLAKPDPNGSKS, from the coding sequence ATGACCATTTCGTTTGATGATGCGCTGGAAAAACTCAAGCGCCGCCAACAATTGGAAACAAAGAAAGCCAAAACCGAAGGTCACGGCAAAACGACACCTGTTCGCCGCCGCCTGTTGAAAAGCAGCGTCGATATCCACGCCAGGATTCCTGACGAATTGCTGTTTCAACACACGGTGCTGTGCCAAACCGTGTTGCCTTATCGTGATCCCGGCACGGAAGTACGGATCTGGGAGCGCCAACAGGGGAATGTTCGCCTGTCTTTGGAAGCGGGACGGGCCAAGGACCCCCAGGGTCAGTATGTGCCGGTAGGTCTGCCCTTTGGCGCAACCGCCCGTTTGATCCTGTGCCATCTGAACACCGAAGCCCTGCGCACCGGTTCACCGGTGATCGAGATGGACACCAGTCTGAGCGCCTTCATCCGTAGCTTGCAGGGCTATGCGCCCAACGGGAAGGAGATTGCGAAATTCAAGGAGCAATTAACCCGCCTTTCCGCCGCGCTGATTCGTCTTTCGATGAGCCGCAACGAAACCCGCGCTGTACAAATCAACACGCAAATCGTTAGCGCCCTCGATTTATGGGTTGAACAGTTCGACGGCGAGCGGGTGTTATCCCCTAAAAGCATCAAACTGAGCGCGGATTACTTCGCCAGTCTCCAGGAACATGCGATTCCGCTGGATGAACGAGCGGTAGCCGCTCTGGCGCATTCCGCGATGGGGCTGGATGTTTATTGCTGGCTGGCGCAACGCCTACACCGGGTTGACCCCAAAAGCGGCCAATTCGTCCCATGGGTTGAATTGCATCAACAGTTTGGGCAAGGTTACCAGGAAGTTCGCAAGTTTCGGCGTGATTTCCTCAATGTTCTGAAAGCGGTCAAGGATCAGTACCCTACCGCGCGATTCAGCGTTGACGAAGGCGGGATGCTGCTTTCCCACAGTCCGTCACCCGTGCCAAAGCGCTCGGTGTTGATTGAACATCCGCCACAACTGGCCAAACCTGATCCCAATGGTTCTAAATCCTGA